Proteins encoded within one genomic window of Thunnus albacares chromosome 13, fThuAlb1.1, whole genome shotgun sequence:
- the pcolcea gene encoding procollagen C-endopeptidase enhancer a gives MEPKEPLGLREICISVHLFIHSRILYPLPFFPSHSFSPPILSKQPLPPPPPPPPPSPLQSFTSCLLLQSPFSAIVCCCVARCIMMHRGCMWGLSLFLSLSLGWTKAQDTNYTRPVFHCGGDLVADSGFVGSEGFPSFYKPNSKCTWRITVPEGNVVMLSFRIFDLEADSQCRYDYLDVYNGQTNLVQKLGRFCGTFRPGALISTTNTMMLEMVSDSETQGRGFVAYFSGAKPYVDDQQFCGGKLTKDQGEIKTPNWPDKKYPAGTSCSWLITVEPDMVILVTFDKFALEADTYCRFDYVAFFNGGEKDDSRLIGKYCGDNTPQPIITSGNVLLVQFVSDLSVISDGFMAQYTSVPRGTQIPIVNSGAGTRTIPSKPAVKPAARPNPTPKYVPPPAPEPTERPKPTRGRGPGTTGQDRRVPVTRPNGKKPVPQNPLCAKACKRDGTIKNSFCTSEFVITGKVTSMAPGPRGTLHVSVSIIKTYKTGRLTITQVGETMAVKLVSQCKKCPLFRRGGNYIIMGQVDEEGRGTLVPGAFTAPYKAPHHKLLVNINNKPC, from the exons ATGGAGCCAAAGGAGCCCCTGGGGCTTAGGGAAATATG caTCTCTGTCCATCTCTTTATCCATTCTCGAATTCTCTACCCCCTCCCATTCTTCCCCAGTCATTCATTCTCTCCGCCCATACTGAGCAAGcagcctcttcctcctcctcctcctcctcctcctccttctcccctgcAGTCTTTCACCTCTTGCCTCCTGCTACAATCTCCCTTCTCTGCAATAGTCTGTTGCTGTGTTGCACGCTGCATCATGATGCATAGGGGCTGCATGTGGGGTCTCTCCTTGTTCCTGTCTCTGAGTTTGGGATGGACGAAGGCCCAGGACACGAACTACACCAG GCCTGTGTTCCACTGTGGAGGAGACTTGGTTGCAGACTCAGGCTTTGTTGGCAGTGAGGGGTTCCCAAGCTTCTACAAACCCAACAGCAAATGTACCTGGCGCATCACT GTCCCAGAGGGGAATGTGGTCATGCTTTCCTTCCGCATTTTTGACCTGGAAGCTGACTCACAATGTCGCTACGATTATCTGGATGTTTACAATGGCCAAACCAACTTGGTACAAAAGCTGGGCCGCTTTTGTGGAACTTTCCGTCCCGGTGCTCTGATCTCCACCACCAACACCATGATGCTAGAGATGGTGTCTGATTCAGAGACGCAGGGTAGAGGGTTTGTGGCCTATTTCAGCGGAGCCAAGCCATACGTAGATG ACCAACAGTTCTGTGGGGGAAAGTTAACAAAAGATCAGGGAGAGATCAAGACCCCCAACTGGCCTGACAAGAAATACCCAGCAGGAACCAGCTGCTCCTGGCTTATCACAGTGGAACCTGATATG GTAATCCTAGTAACGTTTGATAAGTTTGCCTTGGAGGCTGACACCTACTGTCGGTTTGACTACGTGGCATTCTTCAACGGCGGAGAGAAAGATGATTCTCGCCTGATTGGAAAATACTGTGGCGATAACACCCCACA GCCCATTATCACTAGTGGCAACGTCCTACTGGTCCAGTTTGTGTCTGACCTCAGTGTGATATCTGATGGATTCATGGCCCAATACACCAGTGTCCCACGTGGTACTCAGATACCAATAGTTAACTCAGGAGCTGGTACGAGGACCATCCCTTCAAAACCTGCCGTCAAACCCGCTGCACGCCCCAACCCCACTCCCAAATATGTGCCACCTCCTGCGCCTGAGCCCACTGAGAGACCTAAACCCACGAGAGGCCGTGGACCAGGCACCACTGGCCAGGACAGGAGGGTGCCTGTCACAAGACCAAACGGAAAGAAGCCTG tcCCTCAAAATCCACTGTGTGCCAAAGCCTGTAAAAGAGATGGAACCATAAAGAACAGTTTCTGCACCAGTGAATTTG TGATAACCGGGAAGGTGACCTCCATGGCCCCCGGGCCCCGTGGCACTCTTCATGTTAGCGTCTCCATCATTAAGACCTACAAAACAGGCCGGCTAACAATCACACAAGTTGGAGAAACTATGGCGGTGAAGCTGGTGTCACAGTGCAAGAAGTGCCCGTTGTTCCGCAGAG gTGGAAACTACATTATCATGGGTCAAGTGGATGAAGAGGGACGTGGTACTCTGGTACCTGGTGCATTCACAGCTCCATACAAAGCCCCACATCACAAATTATTAGTGAATATCAACAACAAACCCTGTTAA
- the tmem88a gene encoding transmembrane protein 88a yields MSLSRNGTLEKMASEQPHSEPGSPSRAGSGVVVPPPYSLGGSEAADTPVELRGSLDCWACSVLVTAQNMIIALINFGLASIIFGTILTPALAMIIFGFLCHSTVQPHGTSLYCSDLLDDAGCVALLVVGFLLLTPLLVLALAAFCRLARHLQLGLCFIPYSRAVYKNLPASRHRGGGAGGCCGQQGASDREGKGSVWV; encoded by the exons ATGAGTCTGTCACGAAACGGGACGCTGGAGAAGATGGCATCTGAGCAGCCCCACTCTGAGCCAGGTTCCCCCTCTCGAGCGGGGTCAGGGGTCGTGGTGCCGCCTCCATACTCCCTTGGTGGCAGTGAAGCTGCTGACACCCCCGTGGAGTTAAGGGGCTCTCTGGACTGCTGGGCATGTTCTGTGCTGGTCACTGCACAGAATATGATCATAGCACTGATCAACTTCGGGCTGGCCAGCATCATCTTCGGCACCATCCTCACCCCTGCTCTTGCCATGATCATATTTGGCTTCCTCTGCCACTCCACA GTGCAGCCCCACGGAACATCTCTGTACTGTTCAGACCTGCTGGATGACGCCGGCTGTGTGGCTCTGCTGGTTGTGGGCTTTCTGCTGCTCACCCCTCTGCTGGTCTTGGCATTGGCTGCCTTCTGCCGTCTGGCTCGACACCTCCAGCTGGGCCTGTGTTTCATTCCTTACAGCCGCGCCGTCTACAAGAACCTGCCCGCCTCACGCCACAGGGGGGGTGGCGCAGGAGGCTGCTGCGGCCAGCAGGGAGCCTCAGATAGGGAGGGGAAGGGTAGCGTATGGGTGTAG
- the kdm6bb gene encoding lysine (K)-specific demethylase 6B, b → MYHPAELYSGRNTWDSYPAGGPNRAQWAPVNSRPWNNTQRCQGGRNQSHHPQSSRLYHREERTVNHVQDKGISKGHRQPLRLWDGKEQPFEAQNWHHNSTRSFHNRTGTNNSYLTGPGERYTNWDNNVSNSLHGGPRLHRNNRELQSTPERWAPSDCRRSFAGRMINNRQGLWKRPALHQRRDQLHQHSPPPQHPLSPREECPAKRRRDSGPDQSSHPGSRHLLLLAHAPSPPRHHRCNQDDWKPLHDKAGSCHNSAHRTSTTQQQETSKLRAGGHGFCNGNPTVQNHNCGSRPPHHGNRGKDDRKISSSPADHTRVPYSHQNHHYHYQRHTGHPRATQHNPPLHPLEEKDSWSHHYKQSTEPQRTHPRGNSRDPAISRSSGADSPPYSSFLCGPKDGGSTASSPRAPSSPSSYTVASGRKDPSVIHQCSPGLSGQQKLQGSPHHTPRPSLTSTTYHTPHAGPKSRFLDVKYRKTSHPLCSRQSPHSRSRANKPEKELEEHKKPECKQKEKLVKKERKCEVQKTNRKGEERKRRKKKEEKRLGERKKKRDKTAKKERKLGLKTKLTGKEMFTSISTSYSSGEVKMTKIETTTLTPENQGQSAPSPTRHKHRERSERTERTSHRPSINIQNTPENHNTPGRAPHPSCTSPLPSSKSENRKMPKKIVSPPKLPVKEQLIQSRLTNTSSKKTSKRPTIISSQSEDGPKAKPDDTLPSLLFKALAPLSTACSISVDQPMHGKEGGYGGILNAPDLQPVAVMGNLREIGDNLANTPPVLSWQGSPVSVLGEDEDELEKGVISRPVLQPSPTQCFSPPPVDSESIDEMNKEPCESTLADYSHNDMSELSDLPTKQVVKEEKEEEMDSGEEASGSLLRELRHHKTGLDDVFKSLATFLGGQRVTCRGGPFGGPPASTAGGVKLSSSLALGPDIHCQEHQDFSPRSDLTTSSKPGNQSPTHTTSDALFKSHSPTDLCDPVTDTLVQKKLEETENDIEEKQDVRDTDILPERAASSLLDESLSAELRLTTTHTASFTGLLTVSTKEERANSEETEHIVTDRKRKQKNKDGEREGEIKIKIKKEENGIICLKNKANEIKDLEEKDACKTPVSPSVPVISRNSPIPLKDSTKGQIPQKNPTPHGKDVQREKGDTGNSEVKIVTETKEEVSELENTISSTAGNTDTKNSSSESTVTINTSKLCISTPASKPCSLTPVDPLKLKALSMGLSKELKILLIKVESAGRQTFNISEVEEQRIPLSKISIENTATEVIRACKGTRVKGKFKESYLLPALSVKPNINIETPIPREKLNPPTPSIYLESKRDAFSPVLLQFCTDPKNAVTVIRGLAGSLRLNLGLFSTKSLVEANAEHAVEVRTQVQQPADENWDPSGSTQTWPCESSRSHTTIAKYAQYQASSFQESLQEEKESENEDEGEQAKSQDPSATAKAGLTLANSKGSPASTTMKANSALLSKAQPLQATSVPSSEMKTVGKIIKFGTNIDLSDPKRWKPQLQELLKLPAFMRVESSNNMLSHVGHTILGMNTVQLYMKVPGSRTPGHQENNNFCSVNINIGPGDCEWFAVHEHYWEVINKFCEKHGVDYLTGSWWPVLEDLYSANIPVYRFIQRPGDLVWINAGTVHWVQAVGWCNNIAWNVGPLNSYQYQLALERFEWNEVKKVKSIVPMIHVSWNVARTIKITNQDTFKMIKHCLMQSIKHIQILRDQLVAAGKKICYQSRVKDEPAYYCNECDVEVFDVLFVTSENSSKKSYVVHCEDCARANSPSLAGVVVLEQYRMEDLMRTYDSFTLAPSPLSK, encoded by the exons ATGTATCACCCAGCAGAGCTGTACTCTGGCCGTAACACATGGGACTCCTACCCAGCTGGAGGACCTAACAGAGCACAATGGGCTCCTGTAAACAGTCGGCCCTGGAACAACACACAAAG ATGCCAAGGAGGGCGCAATCAATCACATCATCCACAATCAAGTCGTCTTTATCATAG GGAAGAGAGAACCGTCAACCATGTCCAGGACAAGGGTATTTCCAAGGGGCACAGACAGCCTTTACGTCTTTGGGATGGTAAAGAGCAGCCATTTGAGGCCCAGAACTGGCATCACAACTCCACCCGCTCATTCCACAACCGAACTGGCACCAACAACAGTTATCTAACAGGACCAGGAGAGCGCTACACAAACTGGGACAACAATGTCAGCAACTCTCTG CATGGGGGTCCTCGCCTGCATCGCAACAACAGAGAACTCCAGTCCACACCAGAGAGATGGGCTCCCTCAGACTGCCGCAGGAGCTTCGCAGGCCGAATGATAAACAACAGACAAGGACTCTGGAAACGACCAGCACTCCACCAGCGGCGAGACCAACTCCACCAGCACAGTCCACCCCCACAGCACCCTTTATCCCCTAGGGAAGAGTGTCCAGCCAAGAGGAGAAGGGACTCTGGCCCTGATCAG TCATCTCATCCAGGATCAAGgcatttacttttacttgccCATGCCCCATCACCACCTCGCCACCACCGCTGCAACCAAGATGACTGGAAGCCTCTTCATGACAAGGCAGGTTCTTGCCACAACTCTGCCCACAGGACCTCAACAACACAGCAACAG GAAACCTCTAAACTACGAGCTGGAGGACATGGCTTCTGTAACGGTAacccaacagttcaaaaccatAATTGTGGCAGCAGACCACCACATCATGGAAACAGAGGGAAGGATGACCGGAAAATTTCGTCTTCACCAGCAGACCACACCCGTGTGCCTTACAGCCACCAAAACCATCATTACCACTATCAGCGGCACACAGGCCACCCCAGAGCCACACAGCACAACCCCCCGCTACACCCTCTAGAGGAAAAGGACTCCTGGAGCCATCATTACAAACAAAGCACA GAACCTCAGCGTACTCATCCAAGGGGCAATTCAAGGGATCCAGCCATCTCCAGGTCTTCTGGTGCAGACTCTCCTCCATATTCATCCTTCCTCTGTGGTCCTAAAGATGGAGGTTCTACTGCCAGCAGTCCACGTGCTCCCTCAAGTCCCTCTTCATACACAGTGGCCAGTGGCAGAAAAGATCCATCAGTCATTCATCAGTGTAGTCCTGGCCTCAGTGGACAGCAGAAACTCCAGGGAAGTCCCCATCACACCCCGAGACCTAGCCTGACATCTACAACGTATCATACACCTCATGCTGGCCCAAAATCCAGGTTTTTAGATGTCAAATACAGAAAGACCTCACACCCCCTCTGCTCGCGACAGTCCCCCCACAGCAGATCCAGAGCAAACAAGCCTGAGAAGGAGTTGGAAGAACACAAAAAACCTGAGtgcaaacaaaaagagaagttggtgaaaaaggagagaaagtgtgaagttcaaaagacaaacagaaagggtgaagaaagaaaaaggaggaagaaaaaagaagaaaagaggttaggcgagagaaaaaagaaaagggataAAACAGcgaagaaggagagaaaattaGGCTTGAAAACTAAACTCACAGGAAAGGAAATGTTCACTTCCATCTCTACTTCTTACTCTTCAGGGGAGGTCAAAATGACTAAAATAGAGACTACAACTCTGACCCCAGAGAATCAAGGCCAGTCAGCACCCAGCCCAACCAGACACAAGCACAGGGAGAGGAGTGAACGTACAGAGAGGACATCACACAGGCCATccataaatattcaaaatactCCAGAGAATCACAACACCCCTGGTCGAGCTCCTCATCCCAGCTGCACTTCACCTCTACCATCCTCAAAATCTGAAAATCGCAAAATGCCCAAAAAGATCGTCAGTCCTCCAAAACTCCCTGTCAAAGAACAACTAATACAGTCTCGACTCACGAACACCAGCTCCAAAAAGACCAGCAAGAGGCCTACCATCATCTCATCCCAATCAGAAGACGGACCAAAAGCAAAGCCCGATGATACACTCCCTTCTCTTTTATTTAAAGCCTTAGCACCTCTCAGTACAGCATGTTCCATTAGTGTAGATCAACCCATGCATGGCAAAGAAGGTGGGTACGGAGGGATTCTCAATGCCCCTGACCTGCAGCCTGTGGCTGTGATGGGAAATTTGAGGGAAATTGGAGACAACCTTGCAAACACTCCTCCTGTACTCAGCTGGCAGGGCTCTCCAGTATCAGTTCTGGGAGAAGATGAGGATGAGTTAGAAAAGGGAGTGATAAGTAGACCTGTCCTCCAGCCCAGCCCCACCCAGtgcttttctcctcctcctgtagACAGTGAGAGcattgatgagatgaataaggAGCCTTGTGAAAGCACACTGGCTGATTATTCCCACAATGACATGTCTGAACTCAGTGATCTACCAACTAAACAAGTTGTtaaggaagaaaaggaggaagagatggaCAGCGGCGAGGAAGCTTCTGGCTCTCTTCTTCGTGAGCTTCGTCACCATAAAACAGGATTGGATGATGTCTTCAAGAGCCTGGCCACCTTCCTCGGTGGCCAGAGGGTCACATGTCGAGGCGGTCCATTTGGGGGGCCTCCTGCTAGCACTGCAGGAGGGGTTAAGTTATCCTCTTCTCTTGCATTGGGGCCAGACATCCACTGTCAGGAGCATCAGGATTTCTCCCCCAGATCAGATCTCACCACATCCTCCAAACCCGGCAATCAATCACCAACTCACACTACCTCAGATGCACTTTTTAAATCCCACAGTCCGACAGATCTGTGTGATCCTGTCACAGATACCCTGGTGCAGAAAAAGCTGGAAGAGACTGAGAATGATATAGAAGAGAAACAAGACGTTAGGGATACAGACATCCTCCCTGAGAGAGCAGCGTCATCTCTTTTGGACGAGTCATTAAGTGCAGAGCTGAGACTGACCACCACACATACAGCCTCTTTCACCGGCCTCCTCACTGTCTCTACCAAGGAAGAGAGGGCAAACAGCGAAGAGACAGAACACATtgtcacagacagaaaaagaaaacaaaagaacaaagatggagaaagagaaggagagatcAAGATTaagataaagaaagaagaaaacggTATCATCTGtcttaaaaacaaagcaaatgaaataaaagatttgGAAGAAAAGGATGCATGTAAAACACCTGTTTCACCTTCAGTGCCAGTCATCTCCAGAAACTCACCCATACCCCTCAAAGACAGTACAAAGGGCCAAATTCCTCAGAAAAATCCAACCCCACATGGCAAAGatgtgcagagagaaaaaggggacACTGGGAACTCCGAGGTAAAGATTGTAACAGAGACGAAGGAAGAAGTCAGTGAGTTAGAAAATACGATATCCTCaacagctggaaacacagaTACCAAGAACTCAAGCTCAGAGTCAACTGTCACAATCAATACATCCAAACTATGTATCTCCACACCAGCGAGTAAACCCTGCTCATTAACTCCAGTCGACCCCCTGAAACTAAAAGCATTGTCAATGGGCTTGTCTAAGGAGCTTAAGATTCTCTTGATTAAGGTGGAGAGCGCTGGTCGACAAACATTCAACATATCAGAGGTGGAAGAGCAAAGAATCCCACTTTCCAAGATCAGCATCGAAAACACCGCCACTGAAGTGATTAGAGCTTGCAA ggGGACAAGGGTGAAGGGGAAATTCAAGGAGTCGTACCTGCTTCCTGCCCTTTCTGTCAAACCTAACATTAACATCGAGACCCCCATTCCACGAGAAAAGCTTAACCCTCCCACTCCAAGCATCTAT TTGGAAAGCAAGAGAGACGCCTTTTCTCCAGTTCTGCTTCAGTTCTGCACTGATCCCAAAAATGCTGTTACTGTCATCAGAGGCCTTGCTGGCTCCCTCCGCCTTA ACCTTGGTCTGTTCTCCACTAAATCCCTGGTGGAGGCCAATGCGGAGCATGCAGTGGAAGTGAGGACTCAGGTTCAGCAGCCTGCTGATGAGAACTGGGATCCCAGCGGCTCCACGCAGACGTGGCCCTGTGAGAGCAGCCGTTCACACACTACCATTGCCAAATACGCCCAGTACCAGGCTTCCAGCTTCCAGGAGAGCCTGCAG gaggagaaggagagtgAGAATGAAGACGAAGGAGAGCAAGCCAAGTCCCAAGACCCATCAGCCACTGCAAAAGCAGGTCTCACATTAGCCAACAGTAAAGGCAGTCCCGCCTCGACTACCATGAAAGCCAATTCCGCTCTCCTCAGCAAAGCCCAACCTCTTCAAGCCACCAGCGTGCCCAG CTCAGAGATGAAAACAGTCGGAAAGATAATCAAATTTGGGACTAACATTGATCTCTCAGACCCTAAAAG gtGGAAGCCAcagctgcaggagctgctgaAGTTGCCAGCTTTCATGCGTGTGGAGTCGAGCAACAACATGCTCAGTCACGTCGGTCACACCATCCTGGGCATGAACACTGTCCAGCTCTACATGAAGGTGCCAGGCAGCCGCACGCcag GTCACCAAGAGAACAACAATTTCTGCTCAGTCAACATCAATATCGGGCCAGGTGACTGTGAGTGGTTTGCTGTCCATGAGCACTACTGGGAAGTTATCAACAAATTCTGTGAGAA GCATGGTGTAGACTACCTGACAGGGTCCTGGTGGCCAGTTCTGGAAGACCTTTACAGTGCCAACATTCCTGTGTACCGCTTCATTCAGAGGCCGGGTGACCTGGTGTGGATTAATGCAGGGACTGTACATTGGGTCCAGGCAGTGGGTTGGTGCAACAACATCGCCTGGAATGTGGGACCGCTCAACT CATACCAATATCAACTCGCCCTGGAGCGCTTTGAGTGGAATGAGGTGAAGAAGGTTAAGTCAATCGTTCCCATGATCCACGTTTCCTGGAATGTGGCTCGCACCATCAAGATCACCAACCAGGATACCTTCAAGATGATCAA ACACTGCCTGATGCAGTCCATCAAGCACATCCAGATTCTGAGAGACCAGCTGGTGGCTGCAGGGAAGAAGATCTGTTACCAGAGTCGTGTGAAGGACGAGCCGGCCTACTACTGCAATGAGTGTGAC gtgGAGGTGTTTGACGTGCTGTTTGTGACCAGTGAGAACAGCAGTAAGAAGTCCTATGTGGTGCACTGCGAGGACTGTGCCCGAGCCAACAGCCCGTCGCTGGCAGGAGTAGTGGTGCTGGAACAGTATCGGATGGAGGATCTGATGAGAACCTATGACAGCTTCACACTG GCTCCATCACCATTATCAAAGTGA
- the LOC122995707 gene encoding endonuclease domain-containing 1 protein, translating into MNMLTPLVFALFIICCFLPLLSATVVHDFNHVERCKDSLYMGTPPRGIIDSKLKKICQRYADKPRFVTLYDPQKRIPVYSAYTFKKTEGDRRVDYPWMYEPQLAEIDGNGNMLPFPTGYLHMKFEDSQAVLDDYSDVVLYERGHLNPDQHQSTPHDRASTYTLTNVVPEIREFNIGPWREYEERIRLRLNNFCRGTAFIVTGVTTRGNMIRRNNQDRVAIPEDVWSAYCCTDYDRNAPHDVRIRFPSHAALAKNAKEGNNVNEMTVQELEIFLKNHMDVDQNLQIFYDNCISPSPLPLYLQHTI; encoded by the exons ATGAATATGTTAACACCTTTAGTTTTTGCGCTTTTCATAATCTGCTGTTTTTTGCCTCTGTTGTCAGCAACAGTTGTTCATGATTTTAATCATGTGGAAAGATGCAAGGATTCCCTGTATATGGGGACACCACCGCGAGGGATCATTGACTCCAAACTGAAGAAGATCTGCCAACGCTACGCTGACAAACCTCGCTTTGTCACCCTGTACGACCCCCAAAAGCGGATCCCAGTTTACTCAGCTTATACCTTCAAGaaaacagagggagacagacgTGTGGATTACCCTTGGATGTATGAGCCACAG CTGGCAGAAATCGATGGAAATGGAAACATGCTACCCTTCCCCACTGGTTACCTGCACATGAAATTTGAGGATAGCCAGGCAGTCCTAGATGATTACTCTGATGTGGTTCTCTATGAAAGAGGTCACCTGAACCCAGACCAGCACCAGTCAACACCACACGACCGTGCCTCCACTTACACCCTGACCAACGTGGTCCCAGAGATACGGGAATTCAACATCGGACCTTGGCGCGAATATGAGGAGCGGATCCGGCTTCGCCTCAACAACTTTTGCCGTGGCACTGCCTTCATCGTCACAGGGGTGACCACCAGAGGCAACATGATCCGTCGCAACAACCAGGACCGTGTCGCCATCCCTGAGGATGTGTGGTCCGCTTACTGCTGCACCGACTATGACCGCAATGCACCCCATGATGTTCGCATCCGCTTCCCGTCACATGCAGCCTTGGCTAAAAACGCCAAAGAGGGCAACAATGTTAATGAGATGACAGTACAAGAGCTTGAGATCTTTCTGAAAAATCATATGGATGTTGACCAGAATCTTCAGATCTTCTATGACAACTGTATCTCTCCCTCACCCCTTCCTCTTTACCTCCAACACACCATCTGA